One part of the Rutidosis leptorrhynchoides isolate AG116_Rl617_1_P2 chromosome 1, CSIRO_AGI_Rlap_v1, whole genome shotgun sequence genome encodes these proteins:
- the LOC139885885 gene encoding probable protein phosphatase 2C 66 yields MGSCCSTTGGGRRDRKDGGDGDDENDKNWWKSKSVRHNSDSKFKFGGGGATAVERLLRHVPGRLFGNGSTSIASLYTQQGKKGTNQDAMIVWEKFDSTNEAIFCGVFDGHGPYGHMVARKVRDSLPILLSTQWKTSSDSENGNANGSTHEDEEDDNWCEEVDEKKHIPEKYIPLKKSLLKAFRLMDMELKTNPSIDCFCSGSTAVTLVKQAQDLIIGNVGDSRAVLATRDDNNGLAAVQLTVDLKPNLPREAARIQQFKGRVFALQDEPEVARVWLPNSDSPGLAMARAFGDFCLKDFGLISVPDVYYHRITDRDKFVVLATDGVWDVLSNKEAVDIVAAAPSRSTSARALIDCATRAWRLKYPTSKNDDCAAVCLFLDPKPVPTSPQKETNETDTTVAPAVDTVSEPVLEHSGTVRDVCEIVPCVEPEVDNKLVEKSGVGASKRSLAEFIMSGEDEEWSALEGVVRVNSLLSIPRFLSGDKKSTGSRKFVK; encoded by the exons ATGGGTTCATGTTGTTCCACCACCGGCGGCGGCCGGAGAGATAGAAAAGACGGTGGTGACggagatgatgaaaatgataaaaATTGGTGGAAATCCAAAAGTGTTAGACATAACTCTGATTCAAAATTCAAATTTGGTGGCGGTGGCGCTACGGCGGTGGAACGGTTGCTCCGCCATGTTCCCGGTAGACTTTTTGGTAATGGGTCAACAAGTATTGCAAGTTTGTATACACAACAAGGGAAAAAAGGAACAAATCAAGATGCTATGATTGTTTGGGAG AAATTTGATTCAACCAATGAGGCGATATTTTGTGGCGTATTTGACGGGCATGGTCCTTACGGGCACATGGTTGCTAGGAAAGTAAGGGACTCTCTTCCTATTCTATTGTCTACTCAATGGAAAACAAGTTCAGATAGTGAAAATGGCAATGCTAATGGAAGCACACATGAGGACGAGGAAGACGATAATTGGTGTGAAGAAGTCGATGAGAAAAAACACATTCCAGAAAAGTATATACCGCTTAAAAAGTCGTTACTAAAAGCTTTTAGGTTAATGGACATGGAATTAAAGACAAATCCATCCATTGACTGTTTCTGCAGTGGGTCAACCGCAGTTACTTTGGTCAAGCAG GCTCAAGATCTTATAATCGGAAATGTTGGAGACTCGAGAGCAGTGCTAGCAACAAGAGACGATAACAACGGTTTAGCCGCTGTTCAATTAACCGTTGATTTAAAACCCAATCTCCCAA GAGAAGCAGCTAGGATTCAGCAGTTTAAAGGACGGGTATTTGCATTGCAAGATGAACCAGAGGTTGCACGTGTGTGGTTACCAAACAGCGATTCACCTGGTTTGGCTATGGCTAGAGCTTTTGGTGACTTTTGTTTAAAGGACTTTGGATTAATTTCTGTCCCGGATGTTTATTATCACCGTATTACCGATAGAGACAAGTTTGTTGTCCTTGCAACTGACGGG GTATGGGATGTACTTTCAAATAAAGAAGCCGTAGACATCGTGGCTGCAGCTCCAAGTCGATCAACTTCAGCTCGAGCGCTAATCGACTGTGCTACACGGGCTTGGCGGCTTAAATACCCCACATCCAAAAACGACGATTGTGCCGCTGTATGCCTATTTCTTGACCCAAAACCCGTACCCACGTCACCCCAAAAGGAAACAAACGAAACCGATACTACTGTCGCTCCAGCAGTTGATACAGTATCAGAACCTGTTCTTGAGCATTCGGGTACGGTCAGAGACGTATGTGAGATCGTACCATGTGTTGAACCGGAAGTTGATAATAAGTTGGTTGAAAAGAGTGGTGTTGGGGCGTCTAAAAGGAGTCTAGCCGAGTTCATAATGAGTGGTGAAGACGAAGAATGGTCAGCACTTGAAGGTGTTGTTCGGGTCAATAGTTTGCTAAGCATTCCCAGGTTTCTGTCCGGTGACAAAAAGTCAACTGGTTCGAGAAAATTTGTTAAATAA